The nucleotide sequence ATGTAGGGAAGGGTAACCAGGTGGTAAGGCACGAAACAAAAGCAGAAGACGCTGACCAGCACCAACATTTTCCTGCGTGACCTCCTGAGCTTCTTGCAGCTGGAGGCTGCCAGCTGCCTCTGCTGTGCCTGCAACACACTGCGGGAGGCGCTGTAGTAGAAGAAGATCATGCAGATGAGGATGAACAGGAAGCTGATCAAGGAGAAGATGCCAATGATTTTGTTGAACACAGTGACCTGGGAGCTGTACAAGGCGTGACACCTGTCAGGGACAAAGGTCAATTCTGGCTTGGTGAGGAGCCACAGGATGATGTAGGAGGTCACAACGGCCAGGAGGAAAACCCAGGTTACCGTGGAGATGATGTGAGCAGCCTGCACTGTCTGCAGGTAGTGAGTTCTTAAAGGATGGATAATCTTCAGATACCTGGAGAGAGAAGAGGCAGATTGCCAAAGCACAGATTTCATGAGGAATGAGGGTTCTAATATAAAGGCCCAGCTCGTTACTCCTGCAGTGATATGAGGACATGGAGAGAGCCAATGACCATTTTAGCATGCAGGAATTTCAAAAATAGTTGACTAAGTATTGCACATTGAAAACCCTTGTCTTAATTTGGTGGATTTAGATCTCTTAATTTATtgagttgtttttaatgttaatgttaacttacaaactgtatgtgtgttggtgtttagAATGGATGACCTACCTGTTAGCAGCGATGTATCCCATGAACAGAATGCTTGCATACGTGTTGAGGTAAAAGGTCGAATCAACAAAGATGCAGTAGACCTGACGGAAGTTGGCGGAGCTGCTGACGTAGTTGGCTATGTTGAAGGggaggcagagacagagcaCGAAGTCAGAGGCTGCCAGGTTTTTCATATAGACCATCATGATGCGGGACACCTGCAGTTTAGCTGAGCAGAAGTAAACCTTCAGGGTGAGACTGTTGAGGACCACACCCAcctggagaggaaacagagattGATATGTGTGCTGATtagcagacagaggaggaggagggaatgtGACTGATATCTGAATATTTGACACTCACTACAAACACCACAGTGTAGACCGGCATGAAGAAGAGGTAAGCTGTTTTGTCTTCTAGATCACATTGAATGATATCATCATCAGCG is from Scomber scombrus chromosome 5, fScoSco1.1, whole genome shotgun sequence and encodes:
- the LOC133981067 gene encoding P2Y purinoceptor 14-like, whose protein sequence is MGDLVGADLTSVTNQTADDDIIQCDLEDKTAYLFFMPVYTVVFVVGVVLNSLTLKVYFCSAKLQVSRIMMVYMKNLAASDFVLCLCLPFNIANYVSSSANFRQVYCIFVDSTFYLNTYASILFMGYIAANRYLKIIHPLRTHYLQTVQAAHIISTVTWVFLLAVVTSYIILWLLTKPELTFVPDRCHALYSSQVTVFNKIIGIFSLISFLFILICMIFFYYSASRSVLQAQQRQLAASSCKKLRRSRRKMLVLVSVFCFCFVPYHLVTLPYIFLQRQCSLSQVFYYLKDLTVLLLFLNICLDPFIYFIFSKAFRDHLRKKARKHSEGEQETTKSERSFSTSVM